Proteins encoded by one window of Sorex araneus isolate mSorAra2 chromosome 3, mSorAra2.pri, whole genome shotgun sequence:
- the LOC101539520 gene encoding olfactory receptor 6P1 has protein sequence MKNWSGGHVAEFVLVGFPTSSSVQLLLFGLFLTLYLMTLLENVLIVSTVWLMPSLHRPMYFFLGHLSFLELWYINVTVPRLLGAFLTQNRKISYVGCMTQLYFFIALACTECVLLAVMAYDRYLAICEPLRYPSLMTSSLATRLALSSWGSGFFSSMMKLLFISRLSYCGPNIINHFFCDISPLLNLTCSDKEQAELVDFLLALVMILLPLLAVVSSYAAIIAAILRIPTAQGRHKAFSTCASHLAVVVIYYSSTLFTYARPRAMYTFNYNKIISVLYTVIVPFLNPAIYCLRNKEVKNALRKAVLGRCFSLRDAPG, from the coding sequence ATGAAGAACTGGAGTGGAGGACACGTGGCAGAGTTTGTTTTGGTGGgcttccccacctcctcctctgtaCAACTGCTTCTCTTTGGCCTTTTCCTTACACTCTACCTGATGACCTTGCTGGAGAATGTACTCATTGTGTCCACAGTCTGGCTCATGCCAAGCCTCCATCGTCCAATGTACTTTTTTCTTGGCCATCTTTCCTTTCTGGAGTTATGGTACATCAATGTCACAGTTCCCCGACTCTTGGGAGCTTTCCTTACACAGAACCGGAAGATCTCCTATGTAGGCTGCATGACCCAGCTCTACTTCTTCATTGCACTGGCCTGCACTGAATGTGTCTTGTTGGCAGTCATGGCTTATGACCGCTACCTGGCCATCTGTGAGCCCCTCCGTTACCCTAGTCTCATGACCTCCAGCTTGGCCACTCGCCTTGCTCTTTCTTCTTGGGGGAGTGGCTTCTTCAGTTCTATGATGaagcttctctttatttctcGACTGTCCTATTGTGGCCCCAACATCATCAACCACTTTTTCTGTGATATTTCCCCACTACTTAACCTCACCTGCTCAGACAAGGAGCAGGCAGAGCTAGTGGACTTTCTCTTGGCCCTGGTGATGATTCTACTCCCTTTGTTGGCTGTGGTTTCCTCATATGCTGCCATTATTGCAGCCATCTTGAGGATTCCTACTGCACAGGGACGCCACAAAGCTTTCTCCACCTGTGCCTCTCATCTGGCCGTGGTTGTTATTTACTACTCCTCCACTCTCTTTACCTATGCACGGCCCCGGGCTATGTACACCTTCAACTACAACAAGATCATCTCTGTGCTCTACACTGTCATTGTACCATTTCTCAATCCTGCCATATATTGCCTAAGGAACAAGGAGGTGAAGAATGCTCTCAGAAAGGCAGTGTTgggcaggtgcttctctctcaGGGATGCTCCTGGTTGA
- the LOC101539262 gene encoding olfactory receptor 10X1 translates to MKTNQTVLMEFILVGFSLYPQVQTFFFVVFLGLYLLTLTGNLSIMGLTWADRYLHTPMYLFLSALSFSETCYTAAIIPRMLADLLTRSRRISLTGCGLQMLFFLGLGGTNCIILTLMGYDRFLAICNPLRYPLLMTNVVCGRLVAFAWVGGFLISLVETTLIFQGSFCGPNHIQHFFCHMRAVVRLSCVDSDRTAIVVTVISVSGLLGTFLLIIFTYVFILSTVLRIPSTEGKQKAFSTCASHLTVVLIHFGFASIVYLNPEASGGEDIFIAIPYTVITPFLSPLIFSLRNKDMKNALRKVLGKSGWVP, encoded by the coding sequence ATGAAGACCAACCAGACTGTCCTGATGGAATTCATCCTGGTGGGATTTTCCCTTTATCCCCAAGTGCAGACCTTCTTCTTTGTGGTCTTCCTTGGCCTCTACCTTCTCACCCTTACAGGTAACCTGAGCATCATGGGTCTCACGTGGGCTGACAGATATCTTCACACCCCCATGTACCTCTTCCTCAGTGCACTATCCTTCTCTGAGACTTGCTACACTGCAGCCATCATCCCCAGGATGCTGGCTGACCTGCTCACCAGAAGCAGGAGGATTTCacttactgggtgtggcctacagATGCTCTTCTTCTTGGGACTTGGTGGTACCAATTGCATCATCCTCACTTTGATGGGATATGATCGCTTCTTGGCAATTTGCAATCCCCTTAGATATCCACTGTTAATGACCAACGTGGTCTGTGGACGACTGGTAGCCTTTGCCTGGGTTGGCGGCTTCTTGATCTCTCTGGTAGAGACCACGCTGATATTCCAGGGCTCCTTCTGCGGCCCCAACCATATCCAGCATTTTTTCTGTCATATGCGAGCTGTAGTGAGGCTGTCCTGTGTTGACAGTGACCGCACTGCAATTGTGGTGACCGTGATCTCTGTGTCTGGTCTGCTGGGCACCTTTTTGCTTATCATCTTCACTTATGTTTTCATTCTTTCCACTGTCCTCAGGATCCCCTCCACCGAGGGAAAACAGAAGGCATTTTCCACCTGTGCATCCCACCTCACAGTAGTTCTCATTCACTTTGGCTTTGCATCCATTGTCTACCTAAATCCAGAAGCCTCTGGGGGTGAAGATATCTTCATTGCGATCCCCTACACGGTCATCACTCCTTTCCTGAGCCCCCTCATCTTCAGTCTTAGAAACAAGGACATGAAGAATGCTTTAAGAAAGGTGCTAGGGAAGTCGGGTTGGGTTCCTTGA
- the LOC101557533 gene encoding olfactory receptor 10Z1, whose amino-acid sequence MRPANATSGRDFVFLGFSSFGELQLLLFAVFLFLYLITLTSNIFIITVIRLDSHLHTPMYLFLSFLSFSETCYTLGIIPRMLSGLVMGEQSISFVGCAIQMFFSALWACTDCFLLATMGFDRYVAICMPLHYTSRMSLGLCTQLLSASFLGGCLFGLGMTLIIFHLPFCGSHEIQHFFCDSPPVLSLACGDTSSSELGVLLLSLLVLLTSFSFITVSYIYILATILKIPSAEGRRKAFSTCASHLTVVIIHYGCASFMYLRPKASYALERDQLIAVTYTVVTPLLNPIIYSLRNRAVQTALRNTLTGRFLGKG is encoded by the coding sequence ATGAGACCAGCCAATGCAACCTCTGGGAGGGACTTTGTCTTCCTGGGATTTTCCAGCTTTGGGGAGCTGCAGCTGCTGCTTTTTGCAGTGTTCCTCTTCTTGTACCTCATCACTCTGACTAGCAACAtcttcattatcactgtcatcaggCTTGACAGCCACCTTCACACCCCCATGTACCTCTTTCtgtccttcctgtctttctcGGAGACCTGTTACACTTTGGGTATCATCCCCAGGATGCTCTCTGGTCTGGTCATGGGGGAGCAGAGCATCTCCTTTGTGGGCTGTGCTATCCAGATGTTCTTCTCAGCCTTGTGGGCCTGCACTGATTGCTTCCTCCTGGCAACCATGGGCtttgacaggtatgtggccatttGCATGCCCCTACACTACACCAGCCGCATGAGCCTTGGCCTGTGCACCCAGCTGCTCAGTGCTTCCTTCCTGGGCGGATGCCTCTTTGGACTTGGAATGACATTGATCATCTTCCATCTCCCTTTCTGTGGCTCCCACGAGATCCAGCACTTCTTCTGTGATTCACCTCCTGTGCTAAGCCTGGCCTGTGGGGACACCAGTTCAAGTGAGCTGGGGGTCCTCCTCCTCAGTCTGCTGGTCCTGCTGACCTCCTTCTCCTTCATCACTGTCTCCTATATCTACATCCTTGCAACCATCCTGAAAATCCCCTCGGCTGAGGGCCGGAGGAAGGCATTCTCCACATGCGCCTCTCACCTCACTGTAGTCATCATTCACTATGGCTGTGCCTCCTTCATGTACCTGAGGCCCAAAGCAAGCTATGCCCTGGAGCGGGATCAGCTCATTGCTGTCACCTACACAGTGGTAACACCCCTCCTCAACCCCATCATCTACAGTTTGAGGAACCGGGCAGTTCAGACCGCCCTGAGAAACACACTCACGGGCAGATTCCTAGGGAAAGGCTGA